One window of Diabrotica undecimpunctata isolate CICGRU chromosome 8, icDiaUnde3, whole genome shotgun sequence genomic DNA carries:
- the LOC140449213 gene encoding cytoglobin-1-like isoform X1, whose product MHRNRFFADIQSNMGSVLSYFLGFFVNQGRIDDANPVTGLTSRDVYLITNTWNKVISKPTENGINFFMRLFEIEPKHKLAFPFKDLPTESLPSNKRFHAHVNGVMYSISSIVSSLNDADTLVAIIDKIGRNHVRRSVDLQALKDVKRALLDIFAFMTTEELAAWSKMLDYFAKTAIKAMDDEN is encoded by the exons ATGCATAGAAATCgt ttttttgcaGATATTCAGTCAAACATGGGTTCAGTATTAAGCTACTTCTTGGGATTCTTTGTTAACCAAGGTAGAATTGACGATGCCAATCCTGTAACAGGACTCACATCGCGAGATGTATATTTAATTACAAATACTTGGAACAAGGTTATTTCCAAGCCTACTGAAAATGGTATCAACTTTTTTATGAG ACTGTTCGAAATTGAACCTAAGCATAAACTAGCTTTTCCGTTTAAAGACTTACCTACCGAGAGCCTTCCTAGTAACAAGAGATTTCACGCCCATGTAAACGGCGTCATGTACTCAATAAGTTCTATTGTAAGCAGCCTTAATGATGCAGATACTCTAGTGGCTATTATTGATAAAATAGGACGAAACCATGTAAGAAGATCAGTGGATCTACAGGCTTTAAAG gACGTGAAAAGGGCTTTATTGGATATTTTTGCGTTTATGACAACCGAAGAATTAGCAGCTTGGAGTAAAATGCTTGATTACTTCGCAAAAACCGCAATTAAAGCCATGGATGATGAAAATTAG
- the LOC140449213 gene encoding cytoglobin-1-like isoform X2: MGSVLSYFLGFFVNQGRIDDANPVTGLTSRDVYLITNTWNKVISKPTENGINFFMRLFEIEPKHKLAFPFKDLPTESLPSNKRFHAHVNGVMYSISSIVSSLNDADTLVAIIDKIGRNHVRRSVDLQALKDVKRALLDIFAFMTTEELAAWSKMLDYFAKTAIKAMDDEN, from the exons ATGGGTTCAGTATTAAGCTACTTCTTGGGATTCTTTGTTAACCAAGGTAGAATTGACGATGCCAATCCTGTAACAGGACTCACATCGCGAGATGTATATTTAATTACAAATACTTGGAACAAGGTTATTTCCAAGCCTACTGAAAATGGTATCAACTTTTTTATGAG ACTGTTCGAAATTGAACCTAAGCATAAACTAGCTTTTCCGTTTAAAGACTTACCTACCGAGAGCCTTCCTAGTAACAAGAGATTTCACGCCCATGTAAACGGCGTCATGTACTCAATAAGTTCTATTGTAAGCAGCCTTAATGATGCAGATACTCTAGTGGCTATTATTGATAAAATAGGACGAAACCATGTAAGAAGATCAGTGGATCTACAGGCTTTAAAG gACGTGAAAAGGGCTTTATTGGATATTTTTGCGTTTATGACAACCGAAGAATTAGCAGCTTGGAGTAAAATGCTTGATTACTTCGCAAAAACCGCAATTAAAGCCATGGATGATGAAAATTAG